Proteins from a genomic interval of Bos mutus isolate GX-2022 chromosome 15, NWIPB_WYAK_1.1, whole genome shotgun sequence:
- the C15H11orf96 gene encoding uncharacterized protein C11orf96 homolog: protein MLPNARGRGLPSGAGLTGGAGGGERAATFPEWRGDVRRKGAGRARFKWHSLSSELAAVWAGAGYISGGPGRRRADGDSGGGERLGAAHPPPHPAPEARAPRRARPPSRGAPTRAREGRHHPAADLDPPRGEPQAAASRGAPAQRPPPESPAAPPADPENAGRAMAAAKPGELMGICSSYQAVMPHFVCLADEFPQPMRPAKLSKGKGRLRRPRQSRFKTQPVTFDEIQEVEEEGASPMEEEKAKKSFLQSLECLRRSTQSLSLQREPLSGCKLRNSLDSSDSDSAL, encoded by the coding sequence ATGCTCCCGAACGCCCGCGGGCGGGGCCTGCCTTCCGGAGCTGGGTTGACGGGCGGCGCGGGGGGCGGGGAAAGGGCCGCTACTTTCCCAGAGTGGCGGGGCGACGTCAGGCGGAAGGGCGCGGGGCGCGCACGCTTTAAATGGCATTCGCTGTCATCCGAGCTCGCAGCCGTGTGGGCAGGAGCCGGCTATATAAGCGGCGGGCCGGGCCGACGCCGGGCAGACGGCGACAGCGGCGGCGGCGAGCGCCTCGGAGCagcgcaccccccaccccacccagccccgGAGGCCCGCGCCCCCCGACGGGCCCGCCCGCCCTCCAGAGGAGCGCCGACCCGGGCCCGTGAGGGCCGCCACCACCCCGCAGCAGATTTGGATCCTCCGCGCGGCGAGCCCCAGGCTGCTGCCTCCCGGGGGGCCCCGGCGCAGCGGCCGCCCCCGGAGAGCCCCGCCGCCCCGCCGGCCGACCCGGAAAACGCCGGCCGCGCCATGGCGGCCGCCAAGCCCGGCGAGCTGATGGGCATCTGCTCCAGCTACCAGGCGGTGATGCCGCACTTCGTGTGCCTGGCCGACGAGTTCCCGCAGCCCATGCGGCCCGCCAAGCTGTCCAAGGGCAAGGGCCGGCTGCGGCGGCCGCGCCAGTCCCGTTTCAAGACGCAGCCGGTGACCTTCGACGAGAtccaggaggtggaggaggagggggcgtcccctatggaggaggagaaggccaAGAAGTCGTTCCTGCAGAGCCTGGAGTGCCTGCGCCGCAGCACGCAGAGTCTGTCGCTGCAGAGGGAGCCGCTCAGCGGCTGCAAACTGAGGAACAGCCTGGACTCCAGCGACTCCGACTCGGCCCTGTGA